In the Ricinus communis isolate WT05 ecotype wild-type chromosome 3, ASM1957865v1, whole genome shotgun sequence genome, AAAATTCAGGACCAGTTCAAAATTTTTGGAACCAAGTTAATTAAATCAGATACattttttcaagttttcaaCGTTGTCTAATATACAGCTAACAAGTTTGAAATGTAATGCACAAACGCGGAGATGAAGTGCAGCAGTTGGTGATTAGATCTCCACTAACTCAATTctaatcttaattaattaatacaaatacAGCAGCCCTCATGCGTGATTTGGTTTCATAAGATTATCGTGtagaaagaatattttattacatagTATCAAATCTGTTTTCTGTCCCTTTCTTCCTTTGATTCAAGTCGAACAAACAAACAATCACACTAAGCTGCCTCCCTGTCATGTCTATTCCCTAGTGACATTATATGACATCCTTCAGCATTATTATCTTATGAAGCTCGACCAATCGAATTATACTTACTCTAATATCATCTTATttgtatcttttaaaattaaattgatggGACCaaacatttatataaaaaaaattcaaaaattaaaaaccaacccataaattattttgaaatcatactaataattttaattgagaggataaatgataaaaatatatagagtTAGAGTCCATTAATTAAAagtgataatattaaatttgggTCAATCATAACCAAACAAATAGGATCAGTCATTTGAATGAACAgatcttattatttatatgcaatttaattattttgtagtGTTTGGATTTGGGATCACtaagaattattttgtttcttgtgGCAGAGTAAAACTTATTACACTTATCTTTTTAGCTTTGTAGTTAGCTACgtaatagaatttgattcatGCTGAAAAGGTGGGTTGATATAGCTAGTTTTAACTTAATACTTAATGCTGTAATTAGTATGTCAGTATGTGAGATTATCAGTCGGAccatttacataattaatgcgaaagggagaaattaattaaatttcagaCGCAAATTAATTCATGCTTTTgggtttttgtttttctctcctttattaataaaatcgtAGAGGAAATACTAATAGAGATGAAGTGGGAGTCGAGGCTCTGCGACTGCAACAAGGGGGGATTTTCTTAGGGTTGCTAACCCATAAACTTCGTCCATGCTTAAATCTTCAGGTTTCATATTATCAGGcaatttccaattaaacccATGCAACAAATTAGCCAAGCATGATCTAATCATTTTAAGACCGAGGCTATAACCAGGACACATTCTTCTACCAGAACCAAATGGCAATAGCTCGAAACTTTGTCCCTTCACGTCGATTGTCTTATCCAAAAATCTTTCTGGTCTGAACTCTTCTGGCTCATCCCAAATTGAGGGATCTCTCCCCATACTCCACGTGTTAATGACCACTCTACTTCCTTTGAGTATGTCATACCCACCTACCTTGCAGTCTTTAGTTGCCAAACGGGGTGCTAGCATAGTACCCACTGGATGCTTTCTcattgtttctttcattattgcATCTATGTACGGAAGGTTTGGGATGTCTTTCTCTTCCACCCATCTCTGCTTTCCTACAACTCTGTCCAGCTCATCTGTTGCCTTTTTCACCAAATTGGGGTGTTTCATCAATTCAGACATTGCCCACTccacagcagcagcagctgTGTCTTTTCCTCCACCAATAATTTCCTGATAACACATATTAATTTGGATCAATCGCCACCTGTTACTCCCACTCGAATTAATTTCACAACTGTGAGATGACAAGTTCGAATTCCAAACTAATCATAATTATCAGAAGAAacaacaatataagaaaatgaaaagaactaataatttagttaCCTGAGAAAATCCCTTGACACTGTCAGTATTTAGCTTAATGTCAAGATCGGGATTATCAGCAAGCTGCAACATGTGATCCACTATGTTTTTTGGCGCAGAATCTTCCAGCAGTgctccttttctctttattctGTGTTCACTAATCACGTGATCATGAAACCGATCGAATTTGATCTTCAAAGCCTTCATTCGCTTGACGTACCCCTGCAAATCCAGGAAATCTAGCCATGGTATCCAATCACCAATATGAAACACCCCATTAAGCGAGAACAACTCGTCTAGCATTTCTTGAAATTCTTCAGGTGTTACTATATTAGTCTGAGACTCTGACTCAGCACTGGAGTACTTTTTCCCTAATACGATTCTACTGAGAATAGAAAGAGTATAGTGAGAAAGATGGTCTTTAAGCAGAACAGCTTTGCCAGAGCAAGAAAGAGAATGAACGCCTGAGAGAAAATTATGCATTTCTTCCACACGAATATACTCATAGGACTGGAGTCTTTTCGAGTTGAATAGCTCATTTAGGTATAGTTTACGACCTTGTCGCCAGTATTCTCCATAAGGCGCCCATAAGACGTTAGAGTAGTTATATGCAGTGTATTTACCAGCAGCAAACTTGGGTCTAGAAGCAAAGATTTCATCATTTGTCTTTAAGATTTGCTTTGCCATTTCTGCAGAGGAGGCAACTACAACTGGGAAGGAACCAAACCTGAGTTGCATAATATGACCATATTGCTGTGCTAATTTGTGAAGAGATCGGTGAGGAAGAGGACCGATTAGGTTGAGATTGCCAATTATTGGCCAAGGTTTTGGACCGGGTGGAAGTTTTAGTGATGAGTGATGATGGGAGATGAAAAGTTTTGCGAGGAAAAGAAGACCTGCACCTGCTAGCCATGCCATGGCCGATAATATCCATGACTGGTTCAGAGGAGCATCCATCATTTGTGAGTACAAGCGGCGGTGGTGAGTCAAGATTTGTTACAGGTTTCGACctatttaagtttttttttttttttttctttcttaaatatCCTAAAAAAAGCATCATGTGTGATTCATGTGGGCTATGAAGGCCAACAAATAATTCCAATCGTCGAGTAAGATACACGTAAGTGAAAGGGAAGTTCAGAACAAAGAAAGGCCCGTAGACTAACCCTAAACATATTTGATtgtaattttactttttaaacaACCAATTGATATTAgttgaactaaattaatacatttCTTTCACTATTATAAATTAAGGAAACAAAAATGAGACTATTGCAAGGAATAGTGATTCGCAATTGATTCAGTAAATACTATTTAGCTATTGGTTAAGGCAATCTTAATGATGAGATAATATCAATAGTTtaactttatattatatgCTTATTCATATAGAAAGCGAAACCGGCCGGCAATTAATCCGTCGTCggcataatttataataaaacatttattttattctttctgtTAGCTGATTTATATGGAAAATGGCTTTCCTCAGTCGTAATATGCCGAGCTTCTATATCCGCGTTAATTACACCAAATGTGTTCCTAAGCTTTCTGGTGAACTTGCTTTGCAGGAAGAGACAAACCCAGAAAAtgggaaaaaggaaaagaatataATGGAGCCTATCCTCATTTGCAATCTCTGCCAAGCTATAATTAGTGCCTTCTTGCTTGCCCtggttacttttcttttctttcattttttttttttaaagaaaaaattaagaagaaaaagaagcttgcttgattttgttttttcagaAGTAGCATTAATTTGAATCTGATTTGCTTTTGTGTTGTTATTCCAGCATTAGGAATTCCAGAATCAAGTCATCAGATTGGGTTTGCaattcaatttcaatatttCTTCGTTAGTCGGCCATGTTATGTCTTTAGGTTCAAGACTAACTTTCAATATAAACTATTTTCTGCCtatttattgttaattatGCACCTTAACTAAAAGACATCAATTATTACAATCCACCATtttggcaaaaaaaaaaaaaaagtgtttaTTATAATGTTCTCTGTGTATTCGTTAAGTATAAGTTTCATTAtgtattcaattaaataatcCAACTAGACGAGTGCCCATCTTTTGGCgggttaaaaatattattaaaataattttaataatttattatatatatatatatatatttatttatttaaacaaaaaaataataatatagtaaaagaatagaaaTTTACATTTAGatcataaaaatagtttaaaggAATTTGTGACATGTTAAAGAAATTCATTAGTTCAATATAAtagatgaaaaaaaatttaatttatatataggtgatatcaaaataataataaaaaataaatagcaaaagTTCTAAcaatcttatttattaaaagtaagtatatataaatatatgagaaCTTATTAGTGTAGTAAAATAGATAAAgagttaaaattaataagtatatatatttttcatgtttATTTACCTTggcatataaaaatagaaaatactaatatataggaatgtattatgatttttataaaatactaatatatatataaataaaagtatcaaaaaataaaataaaaatttattcttatactaatataattataaattgaattatataatatataagataaataaaacaatcatGCAATgataagagaaaaatactAGTAGTtatatatgaaagaaaaagaacaataaaaagaatttaaaaacttaGATGCAAGatcaatgaaagaaagaaaactaaaaaatttaggtGAAATAAAGTCTCTTAAATACCTTATTTTAAGCAAAAAAGTATGGAACTtgtgagaaaaataaataatttaataatatgtttggtttaaatccataaaaaatttcattttatttaaaaaaatatgagagaaaagataaaatagaaatgataaagttgaaagaaatattttgatattataaaatatactgacttactaatataaaattcatttaataatactacctattttattaaaatttagtttagttataaccaatttcatataaatttaattatatagaataCTATATTAACTTTCATTCaatttaaaacatataaattttaaattaaaaaatctataaattttatagattttaaccaaacactatataaaagaataattcatataaattaaaaaaccacataaaagaaaaattacgtTAAAAACCTtactcttatatatatatatatatatatatacacacacaccaGTAGCTTATGCGGTGCTTACATAATGTCATGTGCGTACAATACGCCaatctaaacttttattaTGCAATGAGCATGTTTCTTAATGCCTCTTGAGTCATGAGCAGAGCTTGAATTTATGTAAATTCATTTTGGTGTAGCAGCAACTTTGTGTGCTTAAGAGGCCAATTACGTTGCATGAATTCAATCTTGCTCTTTTAGAAAAGCAAGGTTGGAGGTTAGCCTCAGAGCTTGATTCGTCGATGGCTAGAATATCCGAAGCGAGGTACTATCCCAAGTCTAATTTCATTTCTGCTCAATTGGGTTATAATCCAAGTTATGTGTGGAGAAGTGTGATTTGATTGCATCCAAACAATTGCTGATTTCTGGTTGTAAAATAGGGTGGAAAATAGTAACAAAATCTCTCTATGGTCTGACCATGCCTCCCTAACCCAAATAATTAATGAGTTCGTTAGCTCAGAAGTAGAGATAGGAATAATTGATATCAAGGTCAGCAATCTTTATTAAGGCGGGTTAGCTGAATTGGGATTAAGATGCTGTTAAAGACATGTCCAATGATTGGGATCAACAACTTATTTTGAGTAATCCTCTAGGTTCTAGAATGGGTAGCGATAGATAATCTTGGAATTAGGATAAAGTAAAGCTTGCATATTCAGCAAAAACTGCTTATAAGGTCTTATGTGAGCAAGATGGGACTAACCAAAATTTTGATAGCTTAGTTTGTTAATAGAAGTTTAGGTTGTTAAGTGTGGAAGTTTGTAGATGTTGgatttattgatatatgatGCTATACATATGTGTTTTAAGATTACATGAGGATTAAGAGTCttattatatacataattgAAATTGCAACGGTCCTATTGCTATATCTGTTACATTTTAACGTTCTTTTCTAGCTAGGGAAAGGTGGAAGTGACTCTTCTTCCCTAGGGGAGAGGGGTTGCTCCTTTTCTCTCATTTTCGGCCTATGATGATTAGAGTAGCTGAGGCCTTGTCCAACAGTCAAAGACTGTTGGTCCATACTAACAGTCTTTGATTGTTGAATATTGCTAACTTGCTTTGGTTTTGGTATGTACACAGTAGTATCCTCAACACTTCCCCTCAAGGTGGGTTCAAATAAGTTGATAGAACCCATCTTGCCGAGGAGCCTTTGGTGACTTGCTTTGTCTAGGGCCTTTGTGAAGATATCTGCTAACTGTTCATGGCTTCTGACGAATGGAGTTGCAATTTCTCCTGTTTGGACTTTCTCCCTTATGAAGTGACAGTCAACTTCAATATGTTTGTCCTTTCGTGAAAGACAAGGTTCGATGCAATATGTCTGGCTGCTTGGTTATCACAGTACATCTCCATCGGACCTTTTCATTTTATCCCTATGTTAATCAGCACTTGCTTAATCCAAATAAGCTCGCTAGCTGTCGATGCTATGGCACGGTACTCGGCTTTGGCACTGGACCTTGCGGTTACTGATTGTTTTTTGCTCTTCCAAGTCACTAGGTTTCCCTCTATGAATGTACAGTATCCTGAAGTTGACTTTCTATCACAACTTCCTGCCCAATCCGCATCAGAGAAACCTATAATAGtgttagcattattattatttttcatccaaatACCTTGACCTGGAGAACCCTTAAGGTATTTGAGGATTCTATCGATGGCGTCCAGGTGACATGAGCGAGTAGCATGCATAAACTGGCTTACCATACTTACAGCATAGGAGATATCAGGTCTAGTGATGGCTAAATATATCAGCTTTCCTTCTAGACGCTGATAGctacatatattatttataggtTCTCTATCTTCCAAATTTAGTTTGGTTTTAGTCTCTATTGGAGTATTTGCCGGTTTACTCCtaattttcctatttcttttaataggtcaagagtatattttctttaggacAGAAATAAgcctttatgagattttgcAATTTATGTCCCCAGAAAGTATGATAACTGACCTAGATCTTTGATATCAAATTCTCTTTTAAGTTTTAGCTTTACTTCTTCAATTTCCTCATTACTATTACCAGTTATGATTATGTCGTCAACATaaacaagaataataataatggatgtgtgtgtgtgtttggCAAACATAGACAAATCCGAAGCACATTTatgaaaattgatttttaacaaGAAATGACTTAGCTTGGCATACCACGCTCTTAGGGATTGCTTTAATCCATAAATAGCCTTTTTCAACTTACATACCAGGGAATGGTTTGAGGAATTCTTGTGTCATGGACGAAGAGTCATATAGACTTCTTCATCTAAAGACCCTTGGAGAAAGGCATTCTTTACGTCCATTTGAGACAAGTGCCAACCTGAATTAATAGGAATAGATAATAATATGCGAACCGTACTCATTTTTGCTACAGGAGCAAAGGTTTCCTGATAGTCTACCCCATAGGTCTGAGTAAATCCTTTGGCAACTAACCTAGCCTTGTATCTTTCAATGGTGCCATCACATTTATACTTAATCTTATACATCCATTTATACCCCACAGGTTTCTTATTTTAAGGCAAGGTGATAATGTCCCAGGTGTCATTTTCTTCTAAGGCCTGTAGATCTTCCTTCATGGCTTTACACTAATTAGGATTAGTGTTAGCTTTTTAGAAGGAAGAGGGCTCAATGTGTGTGGTGAGATTTTCTAGGAATGCCATGTACTGATTTAATACAGAAGTATAATTAATGAAGTGCTGGATTGGATACGACACCTTGTGGGACACATAGTCCCTTAGCCTGGTAGGAGGTCTGATTAGCCGAGAGAATCGTCGTAAGGCAATTGCTTCTCCTTATGGCACATTCTCTCCCCCTGAAGGAGTTGCCTCAGCAGTGAGGTCTGCTTGGGGTGTAGGGTCTCCCCTTAAAGGAGATGCCTCGGTGGTATCCTCG is a window encoding:
- the LOC8281170 gene encoding trimethyltridecatetraene synthase, with product MMDAPLNQSWILSAMAWLAGAGLLFLAKLFISHHHSSLKLPPGPKPWPIIGNLNLIGPLPHRSLHKLAQQYGHIMQLRFGSFPVVVASSAEMAKQILKTNDEIFASRPKFAAGKYTAYNYSNVLWAPYGEYWRQGRKLYLNELFNSKRLQSYEYIRVEEMHNFLSGVHSLSCSGKAVLLKDHLSHYTLSILSRIVLGKKYSSAESESQTNIVTPEEFQEMLDELFSLNGVFHIGDWIPWLDFLDLQGYVKRMKALKIKFDRFHDHVISEHRIKRKGALLEDSAPKNIVDHMLQLADNPDLDIKLNTDSVKGFSQEIIGGGKDTAAAAVEWAMSELMKHPNLVKKATDELDRVVGKQRWVEEKDIPNLPYIDAIMKETMRKHPVGTMLAPRLATKDCKVGGYDILKGSRVVINTWSMGRDPSIWDEPEEFRPERFLDKTIDVKGQSFELLPFGSGRRMCPGYSLGLKMIRSCLANLLHGFNWKLPDNMKPEDLSMDEVYGLATLRKSPLVAVAEPRLPLHLY